One Polaribacter sp. KT25b DNA segment encodes these proteins:
- a CDS encoding ABC transporter ATP-binding protein, with product MITTKNIHKYYGEVQVLKGLDLHIKKGEIVAIVGPSGAGKTTLLQILGTLDKPLKEQDFELSINNISLKDLSDKELSNFRNNQIGFIFQFHQLLPEFSALENVCIPAFIGKKSKKEAETRAKELLEFLGLSHRIHHKPNELSGGEQQRVAVARALINNPSVILADEPSGNLDSESAKNLHELFFKLRDEFGQTFVLVTHNEELANMADRKLTMIDGKII from the coding sequence ATGATTACTACAAAAAATATCCATAAATATTATGGCGAAGTTCAGGTTTTAAAAGGACTGGATTTACACATTAAAAAAGGTGAAATTGTAGCTATTGTTGGTCCTTCTGGAGCAGGAAAAACAACTTTGCTACAAATTTTAGGTACTTTAGATAAACCTTTAAAAGAACAAGATTTCGAATTATCTATCAATAATATTTCTCTAAAAGATCTTTCTGATAAAGAATTGTCAAATTTTAGAAACAATCAAATTGGTTTTATCTTTCAATTTCATCAATTATTACCAGAATTTTCTGCCTTAGAAAACGTTTGTATTCCTGCATTTATCGGAAAAAAATCTAAAAAAGAAGCAGAAACGAGAGCAAAAGAGCTTTTAGAATTTTTAGGATTATCACACAGAATTCATCATAAACCCAATGAACTTTCTGGTGGAGAACAACAAAGAGTTGCCGTTGCAAGAGCATTGATAAACAACCCTTCTGTTATTTTGGCTGATGAACCTAGTGGAAACCTTGACAGTGAATCTGCTAAAAACTTACATGAATTATTTTTTAAATTACGCGATGAATTTGGCCAAACCTTCGTATTAGTAACTCATAATGAAGAATTAGCAAACATGGCAGATAGAAAACTAACAATGATTGATGGTAAAATAATTTAA
- a CDS encoding alpha/beta hydrolase codes for MSLDYISREPKIKTENPPLLILLHGYGSNKEDLFSFAEELPDELLIISAQAPYEMGYGGYAWFSINMDSAKGKFYDIDEAKQSVDKIAIFIDEIKEKYKTNPDKTFLLGFSQGASLSYAISFLYPNKVQNVIALSGFIVTEMLPKSISKDITTKYYSSHGSVDQVIPVEWARKSKPFLDKLGLENVYSEYPVGHGVAPQNFYSFKTWIEENL; via the coding sequence ATGAGCTTAGATTACATTTCAAGAGAACCAAAAATAAAAACAGAAAATCCACCATTATTAATTTTATTACATGGTTACGGAAGCAATAAAGAAGATTTATTTTCTTTTGCTGAAGAATTACCAGACGAATTATTAATTATAAGTGCACAAGCGCCTTATGAAATGGGGTATGGAGGTTACGCTTGGTTTTCTATTAATATGGATTCTGCAAAAGGTAAATTTTATGATATTGATGAAGCAAAACAATCTGTAGATAAAATTGCTATTTTTATTGATGAAATAAAAGAAAAATACAAGACAAATCCTGATAAAACATTTTTACTAGGTTTTAGCCAAGGTGCAAGTTTAAGTTATGCTATAAGTTTTTTATATCCAAATAAAGTACAAAATGTAATTGCTTTAAGTGGATTTATAGTTACCGAAATGTTACCAAAATCTATTAGTAAAGATATTACTACCAAATATTATTCTTCTCATGGTTCTGTAGACCAAGTAATACCTGTAGAATGGGCAAGAAAAAGCAAACCTTTCTTAGATAAATTAGGTTTAGAAAACGTGTACTCAGAATACCCTGTTGGACATGGAGTTGCTCCTCAAAATTTTTATAGTTTTAAAACTTGGATTGAAGAAAACTTATAA
- a CDS encoding Rab family GTPase — translation MIAKKVLLVGNFGVGKTSLIRRFVLNEFSEEYISTIGVRVSSKIIQIDKEEIKLLIWDVAGTSDDEKVPKAYFLGASAAMFVFDLSREETYKSIKNQVEVVKQLSGLKNITVVGNKKDLVSVDEIEQLKKSISISVDLITSAKDNENVEDAFKELAKQTLN, via the coding sequence ATGATCGCAAAAAAGGTTTTATTAGTAGGAAATTTTGGTGTAGGAAAAACCTCTTTAATAAGAAGGTTTGTGCTTAACGAATTTTCCGAAGAATATATTAGTACAATTGGTGTACGAGTCAGTTCTAAAATTATACAAATTGATAAAGAAGAAATTAAGTTGTTAATTTGGGATGTGGCAGGTACAAGCGATGACGAAAAAGTACCTAAAGCTTATTTTTTAGGTGCAAGTGCAGCAATGTTTGTATTCGATTTAAGTAGAGAAGAAACTTATAAAAGTATAAAAAATCAAGTTGAAGTAGTAAAGCAACTTTCTGGTTTAAAAAATATAACAGTTGTAGGAAATAAAAAAGATTTGGTATCTGTAGATGAAATTGAACAACTTAAAAAATCAATTTCTATTTCTGTAGATCTCATTACAAGTGCAAAAGATAACGAAAATGTAGAAGATGCATTTAAAGAACTTGCAAAACAAACTCTAAACTAA
- a CDS encoding DUF4291 domain-containing protein translates to MNLETIKYLAYEKELPQAGKHIIGQTRNNNIIVYQAFNLNISKWAIENQKFGGSHYKFSRMSWIKPNFLWMMYRAGWAKKEHQQKILAIEISKSNFEVLLEEAVHSDFKEEIYVTKENWKSQLAKSKVRLQWDPDHGPDGEKLERRAIQIGIKGDLLEKFGKEWIISIEDITAFAHEQKTILDSKKRENLHVIKEQPIIIENKNIIDKLQLSKL, encoded by the coding sequence ATGAATTTAGAAACTATAAAATATTTAGCTTACGAGAAAGAACTTCCACAAGCAGGAAAACATATAATTGGTCAAACAAGAAACAATAATATAATAGTTTACCAAGCTTTTAATCTAAATATCTCAAAATGGGCCATCGAAAATCAAAAATTTGGTGGTAGCCATTATAAGTTTTCTAGAATGTCTTGGATAAAGCCTAATTTTCTTTGGATGATGTATAGAGCCGGATGGGCAAAAAAAGAACATCAACAAAAAATCTTAGCGATAGAAATTTCTAAAAGTAATTTTGAAGTTTTATTAGAAGAAGCTGTTCATTCTGACTTTAAGGAAGAAATTTACGTAACAAAAGAAAATTGGAAATCTCAATTAGCAAAATCTAAAGTAAGATTACAATGGGATCCTGATCATGGTCCTGATGGAGAAAAGTTAGAAAGACGAGCTATTCAAATTGGTATTAAAGGGGATTTACTTGAGAAATTTGGAAAAGAATGGATAATTTCAATTGAAGATATTACAGCATTTGCTCACGAACAAAAAACAATACTAGATTCTAAAAAACGAGAAAATCTACATGTTATAAAAGAGCAACCTATTATTATTGAAAACAAAAATATTATTGACAAGCTACAATTAAGTAAACTATAA
- a CDS encoding BatA domain-containing protein has product MQFKNPEVLYFLALLIIPILVHLFQLQKFVKVPFTNVAFLQKLVQETRKSSRIKKWLILCARLLLFSAIIFAFSQPYLSQKNTTQDQHTFIYLDNSLSTNTEGEKGNLLQISAQEIIENASKKDIYSLQTNDHFYKNIPYSELKNELLKVKNTSKKLAFSNILLKISNTKENKTNTSHKNILISDFQNNYNYKFTNVTPTFSAIKLEASTKNNISIDSVFISNRNTNNFTVNVVIKNQGKEKNNVPIAIFNGTKLISKQSYSIKKDSKEIVPFVIQNQADFLGKIHTTFSDTFSFDNTFYFSLNSTKKINILSIGNEANFLSKIYTEDEFNFTQTSLQNVNYNSIQKQQLIILNELEKIPETLSKSILDFCNKGGNIVIIPNENSEIKTYNNFLEKISSSKISSKISDTLKITTINYEHPLFKNVFQNKVSNFQYPNTQSHFPIVSKNSSKIVSFENNSSFISQIKNTNNNKIYLFSSAINKNNSNFLNSPLIVPVFYNFGKMSFQQSKLYYYLDDENKIDIETSLDKDEILNISNLESSFIPEQQTSQNKVSIFTKEQPYNTGFYYILRKKDTIQTLAFNTPKEESLLNFINLNSLEENNSKISFSTSISDVFNDLNKNNKVHWLWKWFLSLAIVSLLLEILILKFYKP; this is encoded by the coding sequence ATGCAATTTAAAAACCCAGAAGTATTATACTTTTTAGCATTACTAATTATCCCTATTTTGGTGCATCTTTTTCAACTACAAAAGTTTGTAAAAGTGCCATTTACAAATGTTGCTTTTTTACAAAAATTAGTACAAGAAACACGTAAGAGTTCTCGCATAAAAAAGTGGTTAATTTTATGTGCAAGATTACTTTTATTTTCAGCGATAATTTTTGCTTTTTCGCAACCCTATTTAAGTCAAAAAAACACAACTCAAGATCAACATACCTTCATCTATTTAGACAATTCATTAAGTACAAATACAGAAGGAGAAAAAGGGAATTTACTACAAATATCAGCACAAGAAATTATAGAAAATGCCTCAAAAAAAGACATCTATTCTTTGCAAACAAATGATCATTTTTACAAAAATATTCCATATTCAGAATTAAAAAATGAGCTACTAAAAGTAAAAAATACATCAAAAAAATTAGCATTTAGCAATATTTTATTAAAAATAAGCAACACCAAAGAAAATAAAACAAACACTTCACATAAAAACATATTAATATCTGATTTTCAGAATAATTACAATTACAAGTTTACAAATGTAACACCTACTTTTTCAGCAATAAAACTAGAAGCTAGCACAAAAAATAATATTTCTATAGACAGCGTTTTTATAAGTAATAGAAACACCAATAATTTTACTGTTAATGTAGTTATTAAAAATCAAGGGAAAGAAAAAAACAACGTTCCTATTGCAATTTTTAACGGCACAAAACTAATCAGTAAACAGTCCTACTCTATTAAAAAGGACAGCAAAGAAATTGTACCTTTTGTTATTCAAAATCAAGCTGATTTTTTAGGCAAAATACACACAACTTTTAGCGACACTTTCTCATTTGATAATACTTTTTATTTTAGTTTAAATTCTACTAAAAAAATAAACATTTTAAGCATCGGAAATGAGGCTAATTTCTTATCAAAAATCTACACAGAAGATGAGTTTAATTTCACTCAAACTTCTTTGCAAAATGTGAATTATAATTCCATTCAAAAACAACAATTAATCATCTTAAATGAACTAGAAAAAATACCCGAAACTTTATCAAAAAGCATTTTAGATTTTTGTAATAAAGGAGGTAATATTGTAATCATCCCGAATGAGAATTCTGAAATTAAAACCTATAATAATTTTCTAGAAAAAATTTCAAGCTCAAAAATTTCTTCCAAAATTTCTGACACTTTAAAAATTACAACTATAAATTATGAGCATCCATTATTTAAAAATGTGTTCCAAAATAAAGTAAGTAATTTTCAATATCCAAACACGCAAAGTCACTTCCCTATTGTATCAAAAAATAGTAGTAAAATTGTTTCTTTTGAAAATAATTCATCTTTTATAAGTCAGATTAAAAACACCAATAACAACAAAATTTATTTATTTTCTAGTGCCATAAATAAGAACAATAGCAACTTTCTAAACTCACCTTTAATTGTGCCCGTTTTTTATAATTTTGGAAAAATGAGCTTTCAACAGTCAAAATTATATTACTATTTAGACGATGAAAATAAAATTGATATTGAAACAAGTTTAGATAAAGATGAAATTTTAAACATTTCAAATTTAGAATCCTCATTTATTCCCGAGCAACAAACATCTCAAAACAAAGTAAGTATTTTCACTAAAGAGCAACCTTATAATACAGGTTTTTATTATATCCTAAGAAAAAAAGACACGATTCAAACACTCGCATTTAATACTCCTAAAGAAGAAAGTTTATTAAATTTTATAAACTTAAATTCCTTAGAAGAAAATAACAGCAAAATCAGTTTTTCTACTTCTATTTCTGATGTTTTTAACGATTTGAATAAAAATAATAAAGTTCATTGGCTTTGGAAATGGTTTTTATCGTTGGCAATTGTATCTTTGCTTTTAGAAATTTTGATTTTAAAATTCTATAAACCATGA
- the sucC gene encoding ADP-forming succinate--CoA ligase subunit beta, protein MNLHEYQGKEILSSFGVRIQRGIVASNAKEAVEAAKQLTEETGTGWHVVKAQVHAGGRGKGGGVKLAKNLADVERISDEIIGMMLITPQTSAEGKKVNQVLICEDVYYPGASEPDEYYISVLLNRATGKNMIMYSTEGGMDIETVAEETPHLIFTEEIDPLLGIMPFQARKIAFNLGLSGAAFKEMTKFVTNLYRAYIGSDSSMFEINPVLKTSDDKIMAVDAKVSLDENALFRHKDYAAMRDLREENPIEVEAKAAGLNYVDLDGNVGCMVNGAGLAMGTMDLIKESGGEPANFLDVGGTADAARVETAFGIILKDPAVKAILVNIFGGIVRCDRVAQGVVDAYVSMGDKINVPIICRLQGTNAKEAKELIDNSGMEIISATEFQEAADKVQEVLEAS, encoded by the coding sequence ATGAATTTACATGAATATCAAGGAAAAGAAATTTTAAGCAGCTTTGGCGTTAGAATTCAAAGAGGAATTGTAGCAAGTAATGCTAAAGAAGCTGTAGAAGCAGCAAAACAGTTAACCGAAGAAACAGGAACAGGTTGGCACGTTGTTAAAGCTCAAGTTCATGCAGGTGGACGAGGAAAAGGAGGAGGAGTTAAGTTGGCAAAAAACTTAGCAGATGTAGAAAGAATCTCTGATGAGATTATTGGTATGATGTTAATTACACCACAAACTTCTGCTGAAGGTAAAAAAGTAAACCAAGTTTTAATTTGTGAGGATGTATATTATCCTGGAGCTTCTGAGCCAGATGAATATTATATATCTGTACTTTTAAACAGAGCAACTGGTAAAAATATGATTATGTATTCTACAGAAGGTGGAATGGATATTGAAACTGTTGCAGAAGAAACTCCGCATTTAATTTTTACAGAAGAAATTGATCCTTTATTAGGTATCATGCCTTTTCAAGCGCGTAAAATAGCTTTTAACTTAGGTTTATCTGGTGCAGCTTTTAAAGAAATGACAAAATTTGTTACTAATTTATATAGAGCTTACATTGGTTCAGACTCTTCTATGTTTGAAATTAATCCTGTGTTAAAAACTTCTGATGATAAAATTATGGCAGTTGATGCTAAAGTTTCTTTAGATGAAAATGCATTATTTAGACATAAAGATTATGCAGCAATGCGCGATTTACGTGAAGAAAACCCAATTGAAGTTGAAGCAAAAGCTGCTGGTTTAAACTATGTAGATTTAGACGGTAATGTTGGTTGTATGGTTAATGGTGCTGGTTTAGCAATGGGTACTATGGATTTAATTAAAGAATCTGGAGGAGAACCTGCTAACTTTTTAGATGTTGGTGGTACTGCTGATGCTGCAAGAGTTGAAACTGCTTTTGGAATTATTTTAAAAGACCCAGCTGTAAAAGCAATTTTAGTAAATATTTTTGGAGGTATTGTACGTTGCGATAGAGTTGCACAAGGTGTTGTGGATGCCTACGTAAGTATGGGAGACAAAATTAATGTGCCAATTATTTGTAGATTACAAGGTACAAATGCTAAAGAGGCAAAAGAATTAATTGATAATTCTGGTATGGAAATTATTTCTGCTACAGAATTTCAAGAAGCTGCAGATAAAGTACAAGAGGTTTTAGAAGCTTCTTAA
- a CDS encoding ATP-binding protein has translation MAISKIEHFFIELRTNHIGILTDIISGKFAINEFEVNQSIYSGCPFLEGTLEALIINDPFLIEGMIIVSDEKEYNVDVELLKTEKEVSVLVHNRTNVYKYAAQLNQNRNDLFFLKRELHEKNIELDRLRKIADKANEEKSRFLAMMSHEVRNPLNVILGYTELINEEEVSKNVKEHLKYLTISGKNLKVIVDDILDLSRVEAGKLQLSNTPVNLTLLVEQLRNNYKSSHRDLDISLEFSCSKKLPKFVFGDDVRLLQILTNLINNSIKFTQKGAVTTQVNVISSDKKNVKISFKVTDTGRGMTESQAATVFEEYQQNELNDNRVHKGAGLGLAIVKRLVSAMNGTISVSSKIDVGTVFQVDIPFQIDDSIIVNENLEEVLDKNYINGSKILVADDNFLNRTIVAHILNKEKANLTLVKDGIEALSELQKEKFNLVLLDINMPNLSGTSLVKQKETYREFNSETPILALTGNSSVEDVKGYLKIGFKGVIPKPFTSTQFVEILNNNLKN, from the coding sequence TTGGCAATCTCAAAAATTGAACATTTTTTTATTGAATTAAGAACAAATCATATTGGTATTCTTACAGATATTATTTCTGGAAAATTTGCTATTAATGAATTTGAAGTAAACCAATCTATATATTCAGGATGTCCGTTTTTAGAAGGTACATTAGAAGCACTTATAATTAATGATCCTTTTTTAATTGAAGGTATGATTATCGTTTCTGATGAAAAAGAATATAATGTTGATGTTGAGTTGTTGAAGACCGAAAAAGAGGTTTCTGTGTTAGTGCACAATAGAACAAATGTTTACAAATATGCAGCACAATTAAATCAAAATAGAAATGATCTTTTTTTCTTAAAAAGAGAGTTGCACGAAAAAAATATTGAATTAGATAGATTAAGAAAAATAGCAGATAAAGCCAATGAAGAGAAGTCTCGCTTTTTAGCGATGATGAGTCATGAGGTAAGAAATCCTTTAAATGTTATTCTTGGTTATACAGAGTTAATTAATGAAGAAGAAGTTTCTAAAAATGTAAAAGAACATTTAAAATATTTAACAATTTCTGGTAAAAATTTAAAAGTAATTGTTGATGATATTTTAGATTTATCAAGAGTAGAAGCAGGTAAATTACAATTAAGTAATACGCCTGTAAATTTAACTTTATTGGTAGAGCAACTTAGAAATAATTATAAAAGTAGTCATAGAGATTTAGATATAAGTTTAGAATTTTCTTGCTCAAAAAAACTACCAAAATTTGTTTTTGGAGATGATGTTAGATTGTTGCAAATACTTACCAATTTAATTAATAATTCTATAAAATTTACCCAAAAAGGAGCAGTTACAACTCAAGTAAATGTAATTTCTTCGGATAAAAAAAATGTAAAAATTTCTTTTAAGGTTACAGATACTGGTAGAGGAATGACCGAAAGCCAAGCAGCAACAGTTTTTGAAGAGTATCAACAAAATGAATTAAATGATAATCGAGTTCATAAAGGTGCGGGGTTAGGTTTGGCAATTGTAAAACGTTTGGTTTCTGCTATGAACGGCACAATTTCTGTAAGTAGTAAAATTGATGTTGGTACAGTTTTTCAAGTCGATATTCCTTTTCAAATTGATGATTCAATAATTGTTAATGAAAATTTAGAAGAGGTTTTAGATAAAAATTATATTAATGGCAGTAAAATTTTAGTTGCTGATGATAACTTTTTAAATAGAACGATTGTGGCTCATATTTTAAATAAGGAGAAGGCTAATTTAACATTGGTAAAAGACGGAATAGAAGCACTGTCTGAGTTGCAAAAAGAAAAATTTAATTTAGTTTTATTAGATATTAATATGCCAAATCTATCTGGAACAAGTTTGGTTAAGCAGAAAGAAACGTATCGAGAATTTAATTCAGAAACTCCTATTTTAGCATTAACAGGTAATAGTTCTGTTGAGGATGTTAAAGGTTATCTTAAAATTGGTTTTAAAGGTGTTATTCCAAAACCATTTACAAGTACTCAATTTGTAGAAATTTTGAATAATAATTTAAAAAATTAG
- a CDS encoding dihydroorotase family protein, producing the protein MSTLLKNATIIDANSPYHNQKKDILISDGKLEKIANSIPQKDNYTVIDLENLHVSSGWFDTSVSLGEPGFEERETIKHGLQVAAKSGFTSIAVNANTDPVIDSKSDVEFLISKAFNSPTKLYPIAALTKESKGVEISEMYDMQQSGAIAFGDYNKPIENDNLMKIALLYAQNFDGLVLSFPKNNSIAGDGIANEGINSTKLGLKGNPALAEHIQIARDLFLLEYTGGKLHIPTISTAKSMNLIKEAKKKGLKVTCSASVHHLTLTDYELHSFDSNFKTNPPLRTKDDVKALQKGVETGVIDIITSDHNPIDIEHKKVEFSEAKEGTIGLESAFGAVNSILDLEDLINCFTTKPKTIFGIENHSIQEGNIADITLFNPETETIFTHKNILSTSKNSAFINKKLKGEVYGIFANNQLTLNK; encoded by the coding sequence ATGAGTACGCTTCTTAAAAACGCAACTATTATAGATGCAAACAGTCCTTATCACAACCAAAAAAAGGATATTTTAATTAGTGATGGAAAGCTTGAAAAAATAGCCAATTCTATTCCACAAAAAGATAATTATACTGTTATAGATCTTGAAAACTTGCATGTTTCTTCTGGCTGGTTTGATACAAGTGTTTCACTTGGAGAACCTGGTTTTGAAGAAAGAGAAACCATAAAACATGGTTTACAGGTTGCAGCAAAAAGCGGGTTTACATCAATTGCTGTTAATGCAAACACAGATCCTGTAATTGATTCTAAATCTGATGTTGAATTTTTAATCAGTAAAGCTTTTAATTCACCTACAAAATTGTATCCTATTGCTGCTTTAACAAAAGAAAGTAAAGGTGTAGAAATTTCTGAAATGTACGACATGCAACAATCTGGAGCGATTGCTTTTGGAGATTACAACAAACCAATTGAGAATGATAATTTGATGAAAATTGCACTTTTATACGCGCAAAATTTTGATGGTTTGGTTTTAAGTTTTCCTAAAAATAATTCAATTGCTGGAGACGGAATTGCAAATGAAGGAATTAACAGCACAAAATTAGGACTTAAAGGAAATCCTGCTTTAGCTGAACATATTCAAATTGCAAGAGATTTATTTTTACTAGAATATACTGGAGGAAAATTACACATTCCAACAATTTCTACAGCTAAATCGATGAACTTAATAAAAGAAGCAAAAAAGAAAGGTTTAAAAGTAACTTGTAGTGCATCTGTACATCATTTAACTTTAACAGATTATGAATTACACAGCTTTGACAGTAACTTTAAAACAAACCCACCTTTAAGAACAAAAGACGACGTAAAAGCTTTACAAAAAGGTGTTGAAACAGGAGTGATTGACATCATTACTTCTGACCACAACCCAATAGATATTGAACATAAAAAAGTAGAATTTAGCGAAGCAAAAGAAGGTACTATTGGATTAGAATCTGCATTTGGGGCTGTAAATTCAATTTTAGATTTAGAAGATTTAATCAACTGTTTTACAACAAAACCAAAAACAATTTTCGGAATTGAAAACCATTCAATTCAAGAAGGAAATATTGCAGATATTACACTTTTCAATCCAGAAACTGAAACTATTTTTACTCACAAAAACATTTTATCAACTTCTAAAAACAGTGCTTTTATCAACAAAAAACTAAAAGGAGAAGTATATGGTATTTTTGCCAATAATCAATTAACATTAAATAAATAA
- a CDS encoding DUF5916 domain-containing protein, translating into MIKKLVLLVLVAAFSIKISAQNNQNRKKIKATRVTKTPKIDGILNDDAWKNAEIMTDFVELRPDNGKIVSDEYQTVVKVMYDDDAIYISGQMNDPDPAGIPKEFAVRDNFSIADFLLVTINPNDDGQNPFEFLVQVTGNQGDAKVSNGNEDFNWSAVWESAVSTDDKGWNVEMKIPYRALRFANRPIQSWGFNFHRRLEKLNAQHTWTHIDNSVGRWTQYDGLIEDFKDIKPPTRLNFYPYASATTTSYEGKTDSDWSVGMDIKYGLTDNFTLDATLIPDFSQVGFDDVELNLGPFEQQFTEQRQFFTEGTELFSIGNLFYSRRIGGSPIDQFNVSESLAADEEIIDYPGKVNMLNAVKISGRTKGGLGIGFFNAITETTNATIKNNSTGETREEVINPFTNYNILVLDQQFNQNSTISLINTNVTRDGGFRDANVTALDWHLETKDSKYNADGSVRMSNISDDIYNPNTGYTFDNSFGYNSGHWNWEIGYNFENKDFNPNDFGILFSNNQQTIYNSAGWRTLQSTKRFNYTYFNFYQQLNFQHYSGTYTGYNAGFGYDAQTKSRFSYGANLNYGTEEKDFFEPRQGSTSGIYFLQPENKNVNFYISTNSQKKLELNVDGYYTGYSNNPKTGYGFSFAPRYRFTNQLSLRYNLNFNKTNSDQGYVDKVDTNIIFGMRDRKSYTNTISGSYSFSTKSSLSLSFRHYWSSAKYNNYYNLNSDGELDINNSYTGDNVNFNSWNLDLNYIWQFAPGSQLIAFYRNSIFNSDTNSNLNFKDNLDNLFDQSQSHTFSVRFVYFIDYNKIKNIF; encoded by the coding sequence ATGATAAAAAAGTTAGTATTACTAGTCTTAGTTGCTGCATTTTCAATTAAAATATCGGCACAAAACAATCAAAATAGAAAAAAAATTAAAGCTACAAGAGTCACTAAAACTCCTAAAATAGATGGAATTTTAAATGATGATGCATGGAAAAATGCAGAAATAATGACAGACTTTGTAGAATTAAGACCAGATAATGGAAAAATTGTTTCTGACGAATATCAAACAGTTGTAAAAGTTATGTATGATGATGATGCAATTTATATTTCTGGTCAAATGAATGACCCAGATCCAGCAGGAATTCCTAAAGAATTTGCAGTAAGAGATAATTTTAGCATTGCAGATTTCTTATTGGTAACAATAAACCCAAATGACGATGGTCAAAATCCTTTTGAATTTTTAGTTCAAGTTACAGGAAATCAAGGTGACGCAAAAGTATCTAACGGAAATGAAGATTTTAACTGGAGTGCAGTTTGGGAAAGTGCTGTTTCTACAGATGATAAAGGCTGGAATGTTGAAATGAAAATTCCTTACCGTGCTTTGCGTTTTGCAAATAGACCTATACAATCTTGGGGATTTAACTTTCACAGAAGACTTGAAAAACTAAATGCACAACATACTTGGACGCATATTGACAATTCGGTTGGAAGATGGACACAATATGATGGTTTAATTGAAGATTTTAAAGACATTAAACCACCAACAAGATTAAATTTCTATCCATATGCATCTGCAACTACAACATCTTATGAAGGAAAAACAGATTCTGACTGGAGTGTTGGAATGGACATTAAATACGGTTTAACAGATAATTTTACACTAGACGCAACTTTAATTCCTGATTTTAGTCAAGTAGGTTTTGATGATGTTGAACTAAATTTAGGTCCGTTTGAACAACAATTTACAGAACAAAGACAATTTTTTACAGAAGGAACAGAACTTTTTTCCATTGGTAATCTTTTTTATTCTAGAAGAATTGGTGGCTCACCAATAGATCAATTTAATGTTTCTGAATCTTTAGCTGCAGATGAAGAAATAATCGATTACCCAGGCAAAGTAAATATGTTGAATGCCGTTAAAATTTCTGGAAGAACAAAAGGCGGATTAGGAATTGGTTTTTTTAATGCAATTACAGAAACCACAAATGCAACCATCAAAAATAATTCTACAGGAGAAACTAGAGAAGAAGTTATTAATCCTTTTACAAATTATAACATTTTAGTATTAGATCAACAATTTAATCAAAATTCAACTATTTCTCTTATAAATACAAATGTTACTCGAGACGGAGGTTTTAGAGACGCCAATGTTACGGCATTAGATTGGCATTTAGAAACAAAAGACAGTAAATACAATGCAGATGGATCTGTAAGAATGAGTAACATTTCTGATGATATTTACAATCCAAATACTGGTTATACTTTTGATAATAGCTTTGGATATAATTCTGGACATTGGAATTGGGAAATTGGTTACAATTTTGAAAACAAAGATTTTAATCCTAATGATTTTGGAATACTTTTTAGCAACAATCAACAAACAATTTATAATAGTGCTGGTTGGCGAACTTTACAATCAACAAAAAGATTTAACTATACATATTTCAATTTTTATCAGCAATTAAATTTTCAGCATTATTCTGGAACTTACACTGGCTATAATGCTGGTTTTGGTTATGATGCACAAACTAAAAGTCGTTTTTCTTATGGTGCAAATTTAAATTACGGAACAGAAGAAAAAGATTTTTTTGAACCAAGACAAGGCTCTACAAGCGGAATCTATTTTTTACAACCAGAAAATAAAAATGTAAATTTCTATATTTCTACAAATTCTCAAAAGAAACTTGAATTAAATGTAGACGGTTACTACACAGGTTACAGTAACAATCCAAAAACTGGGTATGGTTTTAGTTTTGCTCCTAGATATCGATTTACAAATCAGCTTTCTTTAAGATATAATTTAAATTTTAACAAAACTAATAGCGACCAAGGATATGTGGATAAAGTTGATACCAACATTATTTTTGGTATGAGAGATCGTAAAAGCTACACAAATACCATTTCTGGTAGTTACAGTTTTAGCACTAAATCTTCATTATCTTTAAGTTTTAGACATTATTGGAGTTCTGCTAAATATAATAATTATTACAATTTAAACAGCGATGGAGAATTAGATATTAACAACTCATACACAGGCGATAACGTAAACTTTAATAGCTGGAATTTAGACTTAAATTACATCTGGCAATTTGCACCAGGAAGTCAGTTAATTGCGTTTTATAGAAATTCAATTTTTAATTCTGATACAAATTCTAATTTAAATTTTAAAGACAACTTAGACAATTTGTTTGATCAATCTCAAAGTCATACTTTTTCTGTAAGATTTGTGTATTTTATAGATTATAATAAAATAAAAAATATCTTTTAA